The Deltaproteobacteria bacterium genome has a window encoding:
- the hutW gene encoding heme anaerobic degradation radical SAM methyltransferase ChuW/HutW, whose product MQTGRLGDHHARLGGDPIRDAFARRAPLVPWRGQRPVPADALEEAWQRLIGTPAPRGKRVAYVNVPFCANHCLFCGFYRGPAQPARIAGYASLVIEELERERAAAGVARAPVHALYLGGGTPSALPAGELHHLLRALRGALPLAPDCEITVEGRWLGFDAEKVDACLEAGANRFSIGVQSFDTAVRRSQGRRASRDELLRFLAELVDRDRAAIVADLLIGLPGQTPDTWQDDLRACIDLELDGVDLYPLNVYPATPLAGAIAAGKSGPALPLPEQGALYREGARVLEDAGWRQISNSHWARATRERNLYNLLIKQGADCLGYGAGAGGSLAEHSYALAAELEAYAALVRAGRKPLRAIREPDADERLQQHLAAQLEVGRLDLATLGPDARERAGALVGQWQRAGLLEGAGPRLRLTVAGRFWAPNLARGLRDVLHPDEPRRTTT is encoded by the coding sequence ATGCAGACAGGCAGGCTCGGCGACCACCACGCGCGGCTCGGCGGCGATCCGATCCGGGACGCCTTCGCGCGACGCGCCCCGCTCGTGCCGTGGCGGGGGCAGCGCCCGGTGCCGGCGGACGCCCTCGAGGAGGCGTGGCAGCGCCTGATCGGCACGCCCGCGCCGCGCGGCAAGCGCGTCGCCTACGTGAACGTCCCCTTCTGCGCGAACCATTGCCTCTTCTGCGGCTTCTACCGGGGTCCGGCCCAGCCGGCGAGGATCGCGGGGTACGCGTCGCTCGTGATCGAGGAGCTCGAGCGCGAGCGCGCCGCGGCCGGCGTCGCCCGGGCGCCGGTGCACGCGCTCTACCTGGGCGGCGGCACGCCGAGCGCCCTGCCGGCCGGCGAGCTCCACCACCTGCTTCGCGCCCTGCGCGGCGCCCTGCCACTCGCGCCGGACTGCGAGATCACGGTCGAGGGCCGCTGGCTCGGCTTCGACGCCGAGAAGGTCGACGCGTGCCTGGAGGCCGGCGCCAACCGCTTCTCGATCGGGGTCCAGAGCTTCGACACCGCGGTGCGCCGAAGCCAGGGGCGCCGCGCCTCGCGCGACGAGCTGCTGCGCTTCCTCGCCGAGCTCGTCGACCGCGACCGCGCCGCCATCGTCGCCGATCTCCTGATCGGGCTCCCGGGCCAGACGCCGGACACCTGGCAGGACGACCTGCGGGCCTGCATCGACCTCGAGCTCGACGGGGTCGACCTCTACCCGCTGAACGTCTATCCGGCGACGCCGCTCGCCGGCGCCATCGCGGCCGGAAAGTCGGGCCCCGCCCTGCCGCTCCCCGAGCAGGGCGCGCTGTACCGCGAGGGCGCGCGCGTGCTCGAGGACGCGGGCTGGCGCCAGATCAGCAACAGCCACTGGGCGCGCGCCACGCGCGAGCGGAACCTCTACAACCTGCTGATCAAGCAGGGCGCCGACTGCCTCGGCTACGGCGCCGGCGCCGGCGGCTCCCTCGCCGAGCACTCCTACGCGCTGGCGGCGGAGCTCGAGGCCTACGCCGCGCTCGTGCGGGCGGGCCGCAAGCCCCTGCGCGCGATCCGCGAGCCGGACGCCGACGAGCGCCTCCAGCAGCACCTCGCGGCGCAGCTCGAGGTGGGGCGACTCGACCTCGCCACGCTCGGGCCGGACGCGCGGGAGCGCGCCGGCGCGCTCGTCGGCCAGTGGCAGCGCGCGGGTCTCCTCGAAGGCGCCGGCCCGCGCCTCCGCCTCACGGTGGCGGGCCGCTTCTGGGCGCCGAACCTCGCGCGCGGCCTGCGCGACGTCTTGCATCCCGACGAACCCAGGAGGACGACGACATGA
- a CDS encoding SDR family oxidoreductase, with protein sequence MVVTGAGHGIGAALAKRFAQADYAVAVLDLDAEAAAATADELGRAGARSLALRCDVTVPDECTTAIDRVLTAFGGIDLLVNNAGITHVGRVRETAVEVLRRVVEVNFFGAVHCTKAALPSLLARRGRVVALSSVAGFAPLATRSGYVASKHALEGFFATLRTEHAADGLGVTLVRPSFVRTDIGARALGADGRPAGAGARTGVGRELGPEAAAEVIFRGVTAGRRTVWVGREARASFWLATLWPGAYERLMVRRTLG encoded by the coding sequence ATGGTGGTGACGGGCGCCGGGCACGGCATCGGCGCGGCGCTGGCGAAGCGCTTCGCGCAGGCGGACTACGCCGTGGCCGTGCTCGACCTCGATGCCGAGGCCGCCGCCGCCACCGCCGACGAGCTCGGCCGCGCCGGCGCCCGGAGCCTCGCGCTCCGCTGCGACGTGACCGTTCCCGACGAGTGCACTACGGCGATCGATCGCGTGCTCACCGCCTTCGGCGGCATCGACCTGCTCGTGAACAACGCCGGGATCACCCACGTGGGCCGTGTCCGCGAGACCGCGGTCGAGGTGCTGCGGCGCGTCGTCGAGGTGAACTTCTTCGGAGCCGTCCACTGCACGAAGGCCGCGCTGCCTTCGCTGCTCGCCCGGCGCGGCCGGGTGGTGGCGCTCTCGAGCGTGGCCGGCTTCGCGCCGCTCGCGACCCGCAGCGGCTACGTGGCGAGCAAGCACGCGCTCGAGGGCTTCTTCGCGACGCTGCGCACCGAGCACGCGGCCGACGGGCTCGGCGTGACGCTGGTCCGCCCCTCGTTCGTGCGCACCGACATCGGCGCGCGGGCGCTCGGCGCCGACGGCCGCCCGGCCGGCGCCGGGGCCCGCACGGGCGTGGGCCGCGAGCTCGGCCCCGAGGCCGCCGCCGAGGTCATCTTCCGCGGCGTCACGGCGGGCCGGCGGACGGTCTGGGTCGGCCGGGAGGCGCGGGCCTCCTTCTGGCTGGCCACGCTCTGGCCCGGAGCCTACGAGCGGCTCATGGTGCGCCGGACCCTCGGCTGA